From a single Portunus trituberculatus isolate SZX2019 chromosome 15, ASM1759143v1, whole genome shotgun sequence genomic region:
- the LOC123504002 gene encoding uncharacterized protein LOC123504002, whose product MHICTAPPQLSVGPHPLQVVRSAKLLGVTVDDQLTWKLHVTATVRSAAHRLYMLRRLKSLGTPADELKGIYITFILPKLMYASPVWSSSLISTQQQQLENVHKRACRIILGPAYTDYDHALSTLDLRTLATRHQAALVKMGRGLLRHSRLRHLLPPDAPQPIHATPHTNVVMPLKAPGTDRYHHSAIPSMVLAINS is encoded by the coding sequence ATGCATATCTGCACCGCGCCCCCTCAACTATCCGTGGGTCCTCACCCCCTCCAAGTAGTTCGGTCAGCCAAGCTGCTCGGAGTCACAGTGGACGATCAGCTGACATGGAAATTACACGTTACTGCCACAGTGAGATCGGCAGCCCACAGACTCTACATGCTGCGCAGACTTAAGTCACTGGGCACACCAGCTGATGAGTTAAAGGGGATATACATCACCTTCATCCTGCCCAAACTTATGTATGCATCACCTGTAtggtcttcctccctcatctccactcaacagcaacaactggaAAATGTCCATAAAAGGGCCTGCAGAATCATACTTGGCCCTGCCTACACTGACTATGATCACGCCCTATCTACCCTCGATCTCCGCACACTGGCAACCAGACACCAAGCAGCCCTCGTCAAGATGGGTAGAGGCCTGCTGCGCCACTCACGGCTACGGCATCTCCTCCCCCCTGACGCGCCCCAGCCAATccatgccacaccacacacaaacgtggtcatgccactcaaggccccaggaactgaccgttatcatcatagtgctatcccctccatggtgctAGCCATAAATAGCTAA